Below is a window of Aerococcus viridans DNA.
GGTCTTCGGTCATTAAAGACGTTAATCGATGACCGAATACCTTCAATAACAGAAAGGTCTATCTCACCGTATTTTACGCCTACTTGTAAATCAGGAGAAACAACATACTCGCCCCAAGGATCAATGATGGCTGAATGACCGCCATATAAAGCCTCTTCGTCCCCATTAACCGGTCCTCTTGAATTAGCCGATATGACAAACAACTGGTTTTCGATTGCCCGTGCCCGACCCAAAGTATCCCAATGTAAATTCCGAACTTCAGGCCAAGCAGCCGGTGCAAATACAATCTGTGCATCCGCCAAGGCTAAAGCCCGCACCCACTCAGGGAATCGCAAGTCATAACAAGTCACAATCCCACATTTGACCCCGTCCAATTCAAAGGTCACACTCACTTCACCCGCTTCAAAATAACCATTTTCCTTGGCCGGTGAGAATAAATGGGCTTTATCATAAGCTGCAATCTCTTGCCCTTTTCGGTTATAGATATAGGCCGTATTAAATAGCTTGTCACCACGCCTATTGGCCACCGAACCCCCAACCACATTGACTTGGTAGTTTTTAGCGAATTGGCTTAAAAATTGACGACTCACCTTGCCATCCTCGTCCGCTCGCTCTTTCACGTCTTCCGGTAAGAAGGATGTATTCCATAATTCTGGCAGCACAATCACATCCGGTTGATTGGCCGTCGCTTCTACCATCAACGCTTGGATCGTTTGAAAATTCTCTGCCACCTGGCTTTGTTGTAAGGCTGCTTGTACAATCGCAATTTTCATCATATTCCTCCTAATAACCCTTTTACCCATTATATATGAGTCCCTTCCAAAAGTAATTTAAAGGGCTTAATTTCTTGGAAAAAGAGCCTTCGTGGTCTATATGACGGACATTTCATGTAAATTTTAGTTGACTACTTGATCCGCCATATGATAAATTACCGGTATCAAATCGTAACCATTACGATTTACTTACTTTGCCCCTGGCAAAGGCAAAAAATATATTGGGTACCCAAATACATGTGATTGAATATTATTTTGGAAAAGAGGATGCATTGATGAATAAGAGTTTGACATTCGCTTTAATGACCTTAACGGGAGCTGCCCTTTTGGCGGCATGTGGACAAGCAAATACTGAGGCAGTTGCGGGAAATGACGGGGGCAAATTAGAAATTGCAACAACGATATACCCTGTTTATGCCTTCACAAAAGAAATTGTTGGCGACCATGCTGACGTGAGTTTAATGGTACCAGCGGGCACAGAAGCCCATGATTATGAACCTTCTGCAAAACAAATTGCGGCCCTAAACGAATCAGATGTCCTAATTTACCACAATCAACTACTCTCTGTTAAAACAGAGAGTTTGTCCTAAACATGGTGGTTGTACAAACGATGTAATATCTCCAACCGTTTAAAGACACTAAGGGATGGTTGACTGGCATCCCATTAGTAAGCGGTCTGTAGACACTTACTGAATATTGTTTTATGTTTAATAATTTTGTATTGGCACAATTTTTTCAAACCGTGGGTTTTTCTCACTCGACAGATATCGGTGACCCAATTCTTGAATATTGATAGCTGCCACACGGTCATCATTTGATTGATACCCACAATTCTGACAAGTAAACAAGTGCTTATCTTGTTGTCTATTAGCTCTATCAATTGATTCGCATTTCGGACAACGTTGGGACGTAAATTGTGCGGATACTTTTAAAACTTGCGAACCACTTTCTAAAGCTTTATACATTAACTTTTCTTCAAAATCGAAGAATCGCCAAGAATGGTGTTCATACCGTGCATCTTGCTTACGATGGTGAGTCGTGTTAAAAGTAACGTTTGTAAGATCTTCCAACACAAACAAGGTATTGGCCCCGTATCGGTCAACGAGTGTCTTTGATAATTGATGGTTCACATCATTCATCCAGCGGTTCTCTCGTCTTTCAATTGTTTTAAGGCGTCTACGACTTGATTTGGTGTTCTTCGCTTGTAAGGACTGGCGCAATTTCTTAAAACGCCGTCTTTTCTTCATCAAGCTTTTACCCGAATAGAAGGTAGTATGAGCTGTATCATCCGCAATAGTTAGTATCTGTCTTAAACCACGGTCAATGCCTACAATACGTTGAATATTAGTTTCATCTGGGCTGTCTATCTCTTTACTTGCGGACACGTGTAAGAACCACTTACCCTTACGACAGAGTAATTCAGCTTGACCGAACTTGTAAGCATTCTGGCTAAATTGTTGAAGATAAGCGATATGTTGCTTATCACAAGACACTTTAATTCGCCCTTGATTGGTCGTCAGTGAATAGGTATCGTCTTGATGATAAGTGTAGTTACGATTGCGTACGAACACAGCGACTGGTTGCTTAAACCCTAGGGGTTTCGTTAAATGGTAAAGGTCTTTATATAGCGTATGATATTTACCTGTATGGATATCTTTATAACGCTTAGGTTTTTGTTTAAACTGTGTTTTCACGGTCTTATATCTCGCGATTACCGTACGCATCACGGACTGGGCCATTTGCGATTGCAGCCCAAAATCCTGACGTATCTGATGATACAAGGCGTTGTGCAAAGTCGTTTGACCTAATTCAAAGTCATGGTCAAAGATATATGTCGAAACAAAATTACAAGCGTTTAAAAACTGTTGTTGAGTTTCTTCGAACTTTTCAATATCACTAGCACTTGGGTATAATTGCACTTTAATCGTTTTCGTTAACTGCATCTTATCACCTCTTTTCTCTTAAAATACATTATACTATCTATTTAGAGGAAACATAAACGATAACCTAGTAAAATCAACAAAAAGAGCTGTCTATTTCGCTAATTCCTCCTAGGTATCAATACCTAGGTTTCCTTAGCTGACAGCTTGTAAATGAAGGAAAACCTAACTTCATTGCAAAAAACAACAGACCTACCAGCCGCAGACACAGAAACTGCTGAAGAAGAAACTAAACAAACGGTCTACAATGGCTACTTTGAGGATGCTGACGTTGCAGACCGTACCCTATCTGACTATGCAGGCGAATGGCAATCTGTTTACCCATTCCTTGAAGACGGTACCTTAGACCAAGTCTTTGACTACAAGTCTAAATTAAACGACGGCATGACCGCTGAAGAGTATAAAGAATACTACACAACTGGTTACCAAACTGACGTCGATAATATCAACATTACTGACAATACAATTGAATATATTGTGGCCGGTGAAAGCAAGACATTCGAGTATAACTATGTTGGTTATGAAATCTTAACCTATGAAAAAGGAAATCGTGGTGTTCGTTTCTTATTTGAAACAGACGACCCAGAAGCCGGCGACTACAAATACGTGCAATTCTCAGACCATAATATTGCACCCGTTGAAACAGGACACTACCATATTTACTGGGGTGGCGAATCACAAGAAGCCCTTCTTGAAGAAGTAGACCACTGGCCAACATACTACCCAACTGATATGTCTGGATCAGAAATCGCACAAGAAATGATGGCTCACTAACCTAGAATATAATGATTCATATTTTACATATAAACAAAATATCTGGTGTTTTTCTAAACTCCCAGGAGTACTAGCCAATTAAAAACCACTGGACCGCAAAAGGCCTCGATGCTCAAAAGCTTCAAAGTTAGGCAAAATGATTGCATCATCAAGCCCAACTCATTCACATTTTGCCCTTATAAGCGGCTAATGGCTAGATATTCCCTACCTAACACAACTAGAGCTGATTTTAATGGAGGTGGTAGTTCAACTATATTGTCTTGTTTTACCCATACATACACAAAAAGGAAGATTTGCTTTTGACAGGTCTTCCTTTTTGATTTGTAGACGCTTATTCTCTATAAGTTATCTTGGATATCTGCTTCAATATCTGCGGGTTCTGTTGTTGGGGCATACCGTTTAATAAAGTTGCCTTGGCGGTCTACTAAAAATTTAGTGTAATTCCATTTTACTAGACCGTTACCAGATGCTTTTTTCAGATACGAAAATAATGGTATTGTTTTAGGTCCGTTTACGGATACCTTATCGAACATAGGAAATGAGGTGCCAAATTTTAGTGCGCATGCTTCTGCAGCCCCTTTACCATCCTTAGGTTCTTGCATGAATGAATTTGAAGGGAATCCAAGTACCTTAAAGCCCTCACGTTGATATTTTTGGTGCAAGTCTTCAAGACCTTCTAATTGAGACGCTAGTCCACATTTAGTTGCTGTATTTACAATCAATAACAAGTCCCCTTCATAATCCGCTAGGTTTTTATCTTGCCCATTAGCATCTTTTACAGTGTAATCATAGATAGTCATCATATTTCTCCTTTTT
It encodes the following:
- a CDS encoding carbon-nitrogen family hydrolase; amino-acid sequence: MKIAIVQAALQQSQVAENFQTIQALMVEATANQPDVIVLPELWNTSFLPEDVKERADEDGKVSRQFLSQFAKNYQVNVVGGSVANRRGDKLFNTAYIYNRKGQEIAAYDKAHLFSPAKENGYFEAGEVSVTFELDGVKCGIVTCYDLRFPEWVRALALADAQIVFAPAAWPEVRNLHWDTLGRARAIENQLFVISANSRGPVNGDEEALYGGHSAIIDPWGEYVVSPDLQVGVKYGEIDLSVIEGIRSSINVFNDRRPDIYNI
- a CDS encoding metal ABC transporter solute-binding protein, Zn/Mn family, whose protein sequence is MNKSLTFALMTLTGAALLAACGQANTEAVAGNDGGKLEIATTIYPVYAFTKEIVGDHADVSLMVPAGTEAHDYEPSAKQIAALNESDVLIYHNQLLSVKTESLS
- a CDS encoding RNA-guided endonuclease TnpB family protein, giving the protein MQLTKTIKVQLYPSASDIEKFEETQQQFLNACNFVSTYIFDHDFELGQTTLHNALYHQIRQDFGLQSQMAQSVMRTVIARYKTVKTQFKQKPKRYKDIHTGKYHTLYKDLYHLTKPLGFKQPVAVFVRNRNYTYHQDDTYSLTTNQGRIKVSCDKQHIAYLQQFSQNAYKFGQAELLCRKGKWFLHVSASKEIDSPDETNIQRIVGIDRGLRQILTIADDTAHTTFYSGKSLMKKRRRFKKLRQSLQAKNTKSSRRRLKTIERRENRWMNDVNHQLSKTLVDRYGANTLFVLEDLTNVTFNTTHHRKQDARYEHHSWRFFDFEEKLMYKALESGSQVLKVSAQFTSQRCPKCESIDRANRQQDKHLFTCQNCGYQSNDDRVAAINIQELGHRYLSSEKNPRFEKIVPIQNY
- a CDS encoding glutathione peroxidase encodes the protein MMTIYDYTVKDANGQDKNLADYEGDLLLIVNTATKCGLASQLEGLEDLHQKYQREGFKVLGFPSNSFMQEPKDGKGAAEACALKFGTSFPMFDKVSVNGPKTIPLFSYLKKASGNGLVKWNYTKFLVDRQGNFIKRYAPTTEPADIEADIQDNL